A stretch of Macadamia integrifolia cultivar HAES 741 chromosome 7, SCU_Mint_v3, whole genome shotgun sequence DNA encodes these proteins:
- the LOC122083923 gene encoding non-specific lipid-transfer protein 1-like, producing the protein MAISGVVKFTCFFLVCMVVASPYTEAAITCGQVVSKLSPCLGYLRNGGTVAPGCCNSIKALNAAAKTTPDRQAACSCLKSAYNSVSGIKLALASALPSACGVNLPYKISPSIDCSKVR; encoded by the exons ATGGCCATCTCAGGAGTCGTGAAATTTACTTGCTTTTTTCTGGTCTGCATGGTGGTGGCTTCACCTTATACTGAAGCTGCCATAACATGTGGGCAGGTGGTGAGTAAGCTATCACCATGCCTCGGCTACTTGCGCAACGGTGGCACTGTGGCTCCTGGTTGCTGCAACTCTATTAAGGCCCTCAACGCCGCCGCGAAAACCACCCCTGACCGTCAGGCCGCTTGTAGTTGCCTCAAGTCTGCTTACAACTCTGTTTCTGGGATCAAGCTAGCCTTGGCTTCCGCACTTCCTAGCGCTTGTGGTGTCAACCTCCCCTATAAGATCAGCCCTTCCATTGACTGCTCCAA GGTGAGGTGA